GGGGCCTGGAGCGACTGAAGCTGCCGCAATCAGCAAAAAGAGGATGCTGCTGAACCGCCTGCTTTTTGACCGTGACATCATGGACCGAAAAACCTGGATGTACCGGCGCCCTTTCAAGGCGAAGGATATAGAGGAATTAAGCGAAGAGATTGACTGATGAAGTGCGCGGCTCATCCCAGAGTGGAAACCAACCTGCGTTGTGGCAAATGCGGTAAGCCGATATGCCCCAAGTGCATGGTGCAGACGCCGGTGGGTGCCCGGTGCCCGGAATGCGCCCGGTTATATAAATTGCCCACTTACCGCGTCTCCACTGCATATTACCTCAGAGCTGCCGGTACGGCGCTGGGCATGGCAATTGTCTGCGGCGTAATCTGGGGAGTGGTCAGTCGATTTTTACCGTTCTTCTTTTTAAACCTGCTGCTCGGCGCCGGTGTTGGCTATGCAATCGGTGAAGTGGTCAGCCTGGCCGTCAACCGGAAGCGTGGTCGGGGACTGGCGGCAGTGGCCGGCGCGGGCGTGGCCATAAGTTACCTGGTCAGTATCCTTCTGTTCTTCAGCCTTCCTTTTGGTCTGTTCCCTATACTCCTTGCTCTGGCATCGGTAGCACTCGGTATTTTTATCGCCGTTACCCGCCTGCGATGATTAATTCTTACCCAGGAAAGGGATAAATATGGAGCCGACCCGGGAAGTATTCTGGAACATTCAACTCGGTGTTATTAT
This portion of the Chloroflexota bacterium genome encodes:
- a CDS encoding B-box zinc finger protein, coding for MKCAAHPRVETNLRCGKCGKPICPKCMVQTPVGARCPECARLYKLPTYRVSTAYYLRAAGTALGMAIVCGVIWGVVSRFLPFFFLNLLLGAGVGYAIGEVVSLAVNRKRGRGLAAVAGAGVAISYLVSILLFFSLPFGLFPILLALASVALGIFIAVTRLR